A window of Costertonia aggregata contains these coding sequences:
- the fumC gene encoding class II fumarate hydratase: MSFRIEKDTMGEVKVPADKYWGAQTERSRNNFKIGAPASMPLDIVYGFAYLKKAAAHTNCELGVLSQEKRDLISQVCDEILENKHDDQFPLVIWQTGSGTQSNMNVNEVIANRAHEIAGKKIGEGDKTIQPNDDVNKSQSSNDTFPTGMHIAAYKKIVEVTIPGVTALRNTLHKKSITFHDVVKIGRTHLMDATPLTLGQEFSGYVSQLDHGLKALNATLDHLSELALGGTAVGTGLNTPHGYDVLVAKYIADFTKLPFKTADNKFEALAAHDAIVETHGALKQLAVSLNKIANDIRMMASGPRSGIGEILIPANEPGSSIMPGKVNPTQCEALTMVCAQVMGNDVAIGVGGTQGHYELNVFKPMMAANLLQSAQLIGDACVSFDVNCAQGIEPNHKIIKQLLNNSLMLVTALNTKIGYYKAAEIANTAHENGTTLKEEAINLGYVTAEEYDEWVKPEKMVGSLK, encoded by the coding sequence ATGAGTTTTAGAATAGAAAAAGATACTATGGGCGAGGTAAAGGTACCCGCCGATAAATATTGGGGTGCCCAAACTGAGCGTTCCCGAAATAATTTTAAAATAGGCGCACCGGCTTCTATGCCGTTGGACATTGTGTATGGCTTTGCTTATCTTAAAAAAGCCGCTGCGCATACCAATTGTGAATTGGGTGTGCTCTCCCAAGAAAAAAGGGATTTGATTTCTCAAGTATGCGACGAAATACTGGAAAACAAGCATGATGACCAGTTCCCCTTGGTTATTTGGCAAACTGGTTCCGGAACTCAGAGTAATATGAACGTTAACGAAGTAATCGCCAATAGAGCACATGAAATTGCTGGAAAAAAAATAGGGGAAGGTGACAAAACCATTCAGCCCAATGATGATGTAAACAAATCCCAGTCCTCCAATGATACTTTTCCAACGGGAATGCATATTGCAGCCTATAAAAAAATAGTGGAAGTTACCATTCCCGGAGTCACCGCCTTGAGAAATACATTACATAAAAAATCGATAACATTTCACGACGTGGTCAAAATAGGGCGTACCCACTTAATGGATGCTACCCCATTGACGCTAGGGCAGGAATTTTCAGGCTACGTTTCCCAATTGGACCATGGTTTGAAAGCCTTGAATGCAACGTTAGACCATCTAAGCGAACTCGCACTTGGTGGTACGGCAGTCGGTACTGGATTGAACACACCACATGGCTATGATGTTCTAGTGGCCAAATATATAGCCGATTTTACCAAATTGCCTTTCAAGACCGCTGATAACAAGTTTGAAGCGTTAGCAGCGCATGACGCCATTGTAGAAACCCACGGTGCACTCAAGCAGTTGGCGGTATCGCTAAACAAGATAGCCAATGACATTCGTATGATGGCTTCGGGACCTCGTTCAGGTATAGGCGAAATACTAATACCAGCCAATGAGCCGGGCAGTTCAATTATGCCAGGTAAAGTGAATCCTACACAGTGCGAAGCATTGACCATGGTTTGTGCACAGGTTATGGGCAATGATGTGGCCATTGGTGTCGGTGGCACCCAAGGGCATTACGAACTTAATGTATTTAAACCCATGATGGCGGCTAACCTTTTACAGTCGGCGCAGCTCATTGGTGATGCCTGTGTGAGTTTTGATGTTAATTGTGCCCAAGGCATTGAGCCCAACCATAAAATCATTAAGCAATTGTTGAACAATTCATTAATGCTGGTAACCGCACTTAATACAAAAATAGGCTACTACAAAGCTGCTGAAATAGCCAATACGGCCCATGAAAACGGTACGACCCTAAAAGAAGAAGCCATTAACCTTGGGTATGTAACGGCCGAAGAATATGATGAATGGGTAAAGCCCGAAAAAATGGTTGGTTCGTTAAAGTAA
- a CDS encoding GNAT family N-acetyltransferase — protein sequence MAIEIIPFHEKYAQRFKELNTSWLKKYFYVEEKDTVLLDNSKAVIIDTGGYIFFAKYNTAIVGCFSFIKIDDTHYELGKMAVDSNFQGLGIGQELLRFALDFSKKQGWHKITLYSSTKLPHALYLYKKYGFVEIDLEKDLPYARSDIKMELLLHKTKSK from the coding sequence ATGGCCATTGAAATAATACCCTTTCATGAAAAATATGCACAGCGGTTCAAGGAACTGAATACATCATGGTTGAAAAAATATTTTTATGTGGAAGAAAAAGATACCGTTCTTCTGGATAATTCAAAAGCAGTCATTATTGATACGGGCGGATATATATTTTTTGCTAAATACAATACAGCGATTGTGGGCTGCTTTTCTTTTATAAAAATTGATGATACCCATTACGAACTAGGTAAAATGGCCGTAGATAGCAATTTTCAGGGCTTGGGAATAGGCCAAGAGCTTTTACGATTCGCATTGGATTTTTCCAAAAAACAAGGTTGGCACAAAATCACGCTATATTCAAGCACTAAATTACCCCATGCGCTTTATCTTTATAAGAAATATGGTTTTGTGGAAATTGATTTGGAAAAGGATTTACCCTACGCCCGTAGCGATATTAAAATGGAACTTTTATTACATAAAACTAAATCAAAATGA
- a CDS encoding MBL fold metallo-hydrolase, which translates to MKNTIYVGLIAGLLFFNCKENQKKNETIKVVANTQTTTKEKPELKIIPIEHATTVLEWGDIVVYVDPVGGAKAFENQKQPDLILITDIHGDHLSVETLEALNTKKAKIIVPQAVADKIPSEFTPQLDVLNNGENKERYGITIEAIPMYNLRKEALKFHEKGRGNGYVLNMNGQRIYFSGDTEDIPEMRALKNIDKAFVCMNLPYTMTEESAASAVLEFQPEQVYPYHYRGRPDVSDVAKFKNLVNGANPDIEVIQLDWYPNDTF; encoded by the coding sequence ATGAAAAATACAATTTATGTTGGCCTTATAGCCGGACTACTATTTTTTAACTGTAAGGAAAACCAAAAAAAGAACGAAACGATAAAAGTTGTCGCCAATACCCAAACCACGACAAAAGAAAAACCTGAATTGAAGATAATCCCTATTGAACATGCGACCACTGTTTTGGAATGGGGCGATATTGTTGTTTATGTAGACCCAGTTGGTGGTGCAAAAGCCTTTGAAAACCAAAAACAACCCGACCTAATTCTCATTACCGATATACACGGTGACCATTTAAGCGTAGAAACGCTAGAGGCATTGAACACCAAAAAAGCCAAAATTATTGTTCCGCAGGCAGTAGCCGACAAGATTCCCAGTGAGTTTACACCCCAGTTAGATGTGCTGAACAATGGGGAAAACAAAGAGCGTTATGGCATAACAATTGAAGCCATTCCCATGTACAATCTGCGCAAAGAAGCCCTAAAATTTCACGAGAAGGGGCGTGGTAATGGATATGTATTGAATATGAATGGGCAACGCATCTATTTTTCGGGAGATACCGAAGATATTCCCGAAATGAGGGCATTGAAAAATATTGATAAGGCTTTTGTGTGCATGAACCTGCCCTACACCATGACCGAAGAAAGTGCGGCATCCGCTGTTTTGGAATTTCAACCCGAACAAGTATATCCGTATCACTACAGGGGAAGACCGGATGTAAGTGATGTGGCCAAATTCAAAAATTTGGTGAACGGCGCAAATCCCGATATTGAGGTAATTCAGCTAGATTGGTATCCAAACGATACGTTTTAA
- the ettA gene encoding energy-dependent translational throttle protein EttA, with product MSDDKKVIFSMSGVTKTYKTANTPVLKNIYLSFFYGAKIGILGLNGSGKSTLLKIISGEDKNYQGDVVFSPGYNVGYLEQEPQLDEDKTVLEIVKEGVADTVAILDEYNKINDMFGLPEVYEDADKMQKLMDKQAELQDKIDASNAWELDTKLEIAMDALRTPDSDKKISVLSGGERRRVALCRLLLQEPEILLLDEPTNHLDAESVHWLEHHLASYKGTVIAVTHDRYFLDNVAGWILELDRGEGIPWKGNYSSWLDQKAKRLAQESKQASKRQKTLERELDWVRQGAKGRQTKQKARLKNYDKLMSQDQKQLDEKLEIYIPNGPRLGTNVIKAKGVSKAYGDKLLYEDLNFTLPQAGIVGVIGPNGAGKTTIFRMIMGEETPDSGEFEVGDTAKIAYVDQSHSNIDPEKTIWQNFSDEQELVMMGGRQVNSRAYLSRFNFSGSEQNKKVNMLSGGERNRLHLAMTLKEEGNVLLLDEPTNDLDVNTLRALEEGLENFAGCAVVISHDRWFLDRICTHILSFEGDSQVYFFEGSFSDYEENKKKRLGGDLIPKRIKYKKLIR from the coding sequence ATGAGCGACGATAAGAAAGTCATTTTTTCTATGTCGGGGGTTACAAAAACTTATAAAACAGCCAATACCCCTGTACTTAAAAATATTTATTTGAGTTTTTTCTATGGTGCCAAAATAGGCATTTTGGGTCTCAACGGTTCAGGTAAATCCACTTTATTGAAGATAATATCGGGTGAGGATAAAAATTATCAGGGCGATGTTGTCTTTTCCCCAGGGTATAATGTTGGGTATTTGGAGCAGGAACCTCAGTTGGATGAAGATAAGACCGTTTTGGAAATTGTTAAAGAAGGCGTGGCCGATACCGTGGCCATATTGGACGAGTATAACAAGATCAACGATATGTTTGGGCTACCCGAGGTATATGAGGATGCGGACAAGATGCAGAAGTTAATGGACAAGCAAGCCGAACTTCAGGACAAAATTGATGCATCCAATGCTTGGGAACTGGATACCAAGCTAGAAATTGCCATGGATGCCTTGCGTACACCGGATTCCGATAAAAAAATAAGCGTACTTTCCGGAGGGGAAAGAAGGCGCGTGGCCTTGTGCCGATTATTGTTACAGGAACCGGAAATATTATTGCTAGACGAGCCTACCAACCATTTGGATGCAGAATCGGTACATTGGTTGGAGCATCATTTGGCAAGCTATAAAGGAACGGTCATCGCAGTTACGCACGATAGGTATTTTTTGGATAACGTCGCAGGTTGGATTTTAGAACTGGATAGGGGAGAAGGCATTCCTTGGAAAGGAAACTATTCCAGTTGGTTAGATCAAAAAGCAAAACGATTGGCACAGGAAAGCAAGCAAGCCTCAAAAAGACAAAAAACCCTGGAACGTGAGTTGGATTGGGTACGTCAGGGAGCAAAAGGTAGGCAAACCAAACAAAAAGCTCGTTTGAAGAACTATGACAAGCTTATGAGCCAAGACCAAAAACAACTGGACGAGAAGCTGGAGATTTATATCCCTAATGGTCCGCGACTTGGTACCAATGTTATTAAAGCAAAGGGCGTTAGCAAGGCCTATGGCGATAAACTATTGTACGAGGATTTGAACTTTACGCTGCCACAAGCTGGTATTGTAGGTGTCATAGGACCTAACGGAGCTGGAAAAACCACTATTTTTAGAATGATTATGGGAGAGGAAACTCCCGATAGCGGGGAATTTGAGGTGGGCGATACGGCCAAAATCGCTTATGTAGACCAAAGCCACTCCAATATCGACCCAGAAAAAACCATTTGGCAAAATTTTAGTGACGAACAGGAGTTGGTCATGATGGGAGGTCGCCAAGTAAACTCGAGAGCCTATCTAAGCAGATTTAATTTTTCGGGCAGTGAACAGAACAAAAAGGTAAATATGCTCTCAGGCGGTGAGCGCAACCGCTTACATTTGGCAATGACCTTAAAAGAAGAAGGCAACGTATTGCTGTTGGACGAGCCTACTAATGATTTGGATGTAAATACTTTACGTGCACTGGAAGAAGGTCTTGAAAACTTTGCGGGTTGTGCCGTTGTTATTTCTCACGACCGTTGGTTCTTGGATCGTATCTGTACCCATATCCTTTCCTTTGAGGGCGACTCACAAGTATACTTCTTTGAAGGTTCGTTCTCTGATTATGAGGAAAACAAAAAGAAGCGTTTAGGGGGTGACTTGATTCCTAAACGTATAAAGTACAAAAAGTTGATACGTTGA
- a CDS encoding CAL67264 family membrane protein, protein MGMNKNTVLAWATFIMIFVGCALIALGAFRYDDVAGWGFASVGIGFFAIAWVFNALKGRV, encoded by the coding sequence ATGGGAATGAATAAAAACACAGTGCTCGCTTGGGCTACCTTTATCATGATTTTTGTGGGATGTGCGCTTATAGCTCTGGGAGCCTTTAGGTATGATGATGTTGCCGGATGGGGTTTTGCCTCGGTAGGTATCGGTTTTTTTGCCATTGCATGGGTCTTCAATGCCCTTAAAGGTAGAGTGTGA
- a CDS encoding Gfo/Idh/MocA family protein, whose amino-acid sequence MNSKIRWGILGLGNIAHNFVQDLLIVEDAELTAVASRSIDKAKSFSKQYGSKYGFGSYQELFECKDVDAVYIATPHTHHAELSIQAMDHGKHVLCEKPMGTNGNEVKKMIVSAKKNKVFLMEALWSRFNPTIQSVKQMVNTGTIGEIKYIHADFAFYALDRDEKGRILNPDLAGGTLLDIGIYPIFLAYLLLGKPRHVQASSKFYATGVEIQTAMIFEYESAHAVLYSGLNSKSEMKAEISATNGTIHIHPRWHEAQGFSIEMNDSIKVIDKPTMGKGYYHEIQEVHSCLRNNMLESKIWSHQNSIDLIDLLDKVRGLTGVKFPFEK is encoded by the coding sequence ATGAACTCAAAAATACGTTGGGGAATACTGGGGCTTGGAAATATTGCCCACAACTTTGTACAAGATTTGTTGATTGTTGAAGATGCCGAACTTACCGCCGTAGCATCCAGAAGTATAGATAAGGCCAAAAGTTTTTCAAAACAGTATGGGTCCAAGTACGGTTTTGGTAGCTATCAAGAGCTTTTTGAATGCAAAGATGTTGATGCAGTTTACATAGCAACACCACATACCCACCATGCAGAACTGTCAATCCAGGCTATGGACCACGGTAAGCATGTACTTTGCGAGAAACCAATGGGGACGAATGGTAATGAGGTTAAAAAAATGATAGTTTCTGCCAAAAAGAATAAGGTGTTTTTAATGGAAGCACTTTGGAGCAGATTTAACCCGACCATACAAAGTGTCAAACAAATGGTTAATACTGGGACTATCGGCGAGATTAAATATATACATGCAGATTTTGCCTTTTACGCATTGGACAGGGACGAGAAGGGAAGAATACTAAATCCCGACTTGGCAGGCGGTACACTTTTGGACATTGGTATTTATCCTATATTTTTAGCGTATCTTCTATTGGGAAAACCAAGACATGTTCAGGCATCCTCCAAATTTTATGCCACGGGGGTAGAAATACAGACAGCTATGATATTTGAATATGAAAGTGCCCACGCCGTATTGTATAGTGGACTAAATTCAAAGTCCGAAATGAAGGCCGAGATTTCAGCAACAAATGGTACTATTCATATTCACCCAAGATGGCATGAGGCACAGGGTTTTTCCATAGAGATGAATGATTCGATTAAAGTTATAGATAAACCCACCATGGGCAAGGGCTACTACCATGAAATACAGGAAGTGCATAGTTGTCTACGAAATAATATGTTGGAAAGTAAGATATGGAGCCACCAAAATAGCATTGATTTGATAGATTTATTGGATAAGGTACGGGGTTTAACGGGAGTAAAATTTCCTTTTGAAAAGTAA
- a CDS encoding acyl-CoA carboxylase subunit beta produces MDINFNKNEDHNKLLLSELKKRLAQVSLGGGNSRIEKQHAQGKMTARERINYLLDDKKDSIEIGALVGEGMYEEHGGCPSGGVVIKIGYIQGKQCIVVANDATVKAGAWFPITGKKNLRAQEIAIENKLPIIYLVDSAGVYLPMQDEIFPDKEHFGRIFRNNAVMSSMGITQIAAVMGSCVAGGAYLPIMSDEALIVDKTGSIFLAGSYLVKAAIGEDIDNETLGGASTHSEISGVTDYKAKDDADALDTIKNIIGKIGDFDKAGYNRTAPKKPREKTEEIFGILPKSRSDQYDMVEIIKRLVDDSEFEQYKEGYGKTILTGYARIDGWAVGIIANHRKVVKTKKGEMQFGGVIYSDSADKATRFIANCNQKKIPLVFLQDVTGFMVGSKSEHGGIIKDGAKMVNAVSNSVVPKFTIVIGNSYGAGNYAMCGKAYDPRLIVVWPSAELAVMSGNSAAKVLLQIEKASLKKKGEEITAEKEKQLFDKIKNRYDNQVSPYYAAARLWTDAIIDPRDTRKWISMGIEAANHAPIEKPFNMGVLQV; encoded by the coding sequence ATGGATATTAACTTCAACAAAAACGAAGACCACAATAAACTTTTACTTTCCGAACTTAAAAAAAGGTTGGCCCAAGTTAGTCTGGGCGGCGGAAATTCCAGAATAGAAAAACAACACGCCCAAGGTAAAATGACCGCAAGGGAACGCATCAATTATTTACTGGACGATAAAAAGGATAGTATAGAAATAGGGGCTTTGGTAGGCGAAGGAATGTATGAGGAACATGGTGGATGCCCGTCAGGTGGAGTTGTTATCAAAATAGGTTACATACAAGGTAAACAATGCATCGTTGTTGCCAATGATGCAACGGTCAAAGCTGGCGCATGGTTTCCGATAACCGGTAAAAAAAACCTAAGGGCACAGGAAATAGCTATTGAAAACAAATTACCGATAATTTATCTAGTTGATAGTGCCGGGGTTTATCTACCGATGCAAGACGAAATTTTCCCCGATAAGGAACATTTTGGCCGTATCTTTAGAAACAATGCAGTTATGAGCAGTATGGGAATCACCCAAATAGCTGCTGTAATGGGAAGTTGTGTCGCAGGTGGGGCCTACCTGCCTATCATGAGTGACGAAGCTTTGATCGTTGATAAGACCGGGAGTATATTTTTGGCAGGTAGCTACTTGGTCAAAGCGGCAATCGGAGAAGATATTGACAATGAAACCTTGGGCGGTGCCTCAACGCATAGTGAAATAAGTGGAGTGACCGATTATAAAGCCAAAGATGATGCCGATGCATTGGACACTATCAAGAACATCATTGGTAAAATAGGTGATTTTGACAAGGCCGGTTATAACCGAACAGCGCCAAAAAAACCTAGGGAAAAAACCGAGGAAATCTTTGGTATACTCCCCAAGTCACGTTCCGACCAGTACGATATGGTAGAAATCATAAAAAGATTGGTAGATGATTCTGAATTTGAGCAGTATAAAGAAGGCTATGGAAAAACCATTTTAACCGGTTATGCACGTATTGATGGTTGGGCCGTAGGCATAATTGCCAATCATAGGAAAGTGGTCAAGACCAAGAAAGGCGAGATGCAATTTGGCGGTGTAATTTATTCCGATTCTGCCGATAAAGCCACCCGGTTCATAGCCAATTGTAATCAAAAGAAAATTCCCTTGGTCTTTTTACAAGATGTTACCGGGTTCATGGTAGGGAGTAAGAGTGAGCATGGCGGCATTATCAAAGATGGTGCAAAAATGGTCAATGCCGTCAGCAATTCGGTAGTTCCAAAATTTACCATAGTAATCGGGAACAGCTATGGTGCGGGAAATTATGCCATGTGCGGCAAGGCCTACGACCCTAGGCTCATCGTGGTTTGGCCGAGTGCTGAACTTGCTGTAATGAGCGGTAATTCAGCGGCCAAAGTTTTATTGCAGATTGAAAAAGCCTCTTTAAAAAAGAAGGGGGAAGAAATCACTGCCGAAAAAGAAAAACAACTCTTCGATAAGATAAAAAACCGATACGACAATCAGGTTTCACCTTACTATGCGGCCGCCCGCTTATGGACCGATGCCATTATTGATCCAAGAGATACCCGCAAATGGATATCAATGGGAATAGAAGCCGCAAACCATGCACCTATTGAAAAACCCTTTAACATGGGGGTTTTACAGGTATAA
- a CDS encoding carboxypeptidase-like regulatory domain-containing protein: protein MYHSFLRVLLIICITANASAQKDYKGIVYDGKTGKVLPYVNIGIFEQGIGTVSDEDGIFHLELDSSKYTANDSLIFSSLGYVPIKKAIPDLEFVFNEYPTIQMQPDVISLNEVVVTNKASYKIDDLVGYDKINPKKFGYWKDDIALGGELATEIKVKKGLRKLNKLSFEVREAPLDSILVRINIYDDDSKSKCPGVNLNKSGKPILYTIKKNARTVTVDLLPYTIFVNDDFIVGLELLQIYGDQNIYLVLYTSKNDYRNSYKKYASQGKWEIIPNATMAYYVNTTLYSEKKPKSHKAKPAKSSQNPENEIFGMVFYMGKPLGKVKVLNHNTNKETQTDSNGKYRINGITGDMLIFDHDNMQRRSVKVKDRPVLNVVMSPK, encoded by the coding sequence ATGTATCATAGTTTTCTAAGGGTATTGCTCATTATCTGCATCACTGCGAATGCTTCGGCACAAAAAGATTATAAAGGCATAGTTTATGACGGTAAAACAGGTAAGGTCTTACCCTATGTTAATATTGGTATTTTTGAACAAGGTATCGGTACGGTAAGCGATGAAGATGGTATTTTTCACTTAGAGTTGGATAGTTCCAAATATACCGCAAACGATTCGCTTATATTTTCTTCTTTGGGATACGTGCCCATTAAAAAAGCGATTCCGGATTTGGAATTTGTATTCAACGAATATCCAACAATACAAATGCAGCCAGACGTGATTTCTTTGAACGAAGTTGTGGTTACCAATAAAGCAAGTTATAAAATAGATGATTTGGTAGGCTATGATAAAATAAATCCCAAAAAATTTGGATATTGGAAAGATGATATCGCATTGGGCGGCGAATTGGCCACCGAAATAAAAGTGAAAAAAGGACTCCGAAAGTTGAATAAACTATCTTTTGAAGTTCGGGAAGCTCCGCTGGATAGTATATTGGTCCGCATCAATATTTATGATGATGATAGCAAAAGTAAGTGCCCGGGAGTAAATTTGAACAAAAGTGGAAAACCTATCCTATATACCATAAAAAAGAACGCACGAACGGTTACGGTAGATTTATTGCCCTATACGATATTTGTAAATGATGATTTTATCGTTGGTTTAGAACTGTTGCAGATATATGGTGATCAAAATATATATTTAGTTCTTTACACATCAAAAAATGATTATCGTAATTCATATAAAAAATATGCAAGTCAGGGAAAATGGGAAATTATACCAAATGCTACCATGGCGTATTATGTTAATACAACTTTATATTCAGAAAAGAAACCAAAAAGCCATAAAGCTAAACCTGCCAAGAGTAGTCAAAACCCGGAAAATGAAATATTCGGTATGGTTTTTTACATGGGTAAACCGTTGGGTAAAGTTAAAGTATTGAATCACAATACCAACAAAGAGACCCAAACTGACTCAAACGGCAAATATAGAATCAATGGCATAACCGGGGACATGTTGATTTTTGATCATGATAATATGCAAAGGCGTTCGGTCAAAGTAAAAGATAGGCCCGTTCTCAACGTAGTCATGAGTCCCAAATGA
- a CDS encoding M24 family metallopeptidase, protein MQRILLLFYVLFSILSSAQQILPEHERARVIDEILAERFDQLLPTLMDRTDIDMWIVISREYNEDPVLKTMLPSTWLNARRRTILLFYRDILKNTIEKLAVARYDVGKNIKSAWDKEKEPNQWKRLVQLIAERNPSKIGLNFSKDHNIADGLDKTDYDEFMANLPKKYHSKIVSAEQLAVRWIETRTEREMVIYNQLVDITHDIIAEAFSETVITPGITTTTEVEWWMRQKVTDLGLETWFHPTVDVQRTSEDLVGHLYSFSGRPDDTVILPGDLLHCDFGITYLRLNTDCQELAYVLKPEEKYAPDFLVNGLKDGNTVQDFLTKNMIKGRTGNQILAKSLSAAKAAGIRPAIYTHPLGSYGHSAGTTIGMWDSQGGVMKDDGENYPLNPNTVYAIELNTTITVPEWKRDIRIMLEEAGFFGEEGFRYVNGRQTELLLIPRVKTHLGN, encoded by the coding sequence ATGCAAAGAATTTTACTGTTGTTTTATGTGCTTTTTTCGATTTTAAGTTCTGCCCAACAAATCCTTCCCGAACACGAAAGGGCGAGGGTGATAGATGAAATTTTGGCGGAGCGTTTTGATCAACTTCTTCCCACACTCATGGATCGCACCGATATTGATATGTGGATAGTAATTTCACGTGAATATAATGAAGATCCTGTACTCAAGACCATGCTGCCGTCTACCTGGTTGAATGCAAGAAGAAGAACGATCTTGCTTTTTTATAGGGACATATTGAAAAATACAATCGAAAAATTGGCTGTTGCCCGTTATGATGTCGGAAAAAACATTAAATCTGCTTGGGATAAGGAAAAAGAGCCAAACCAGTGGAAAAGATTGGTGCAGTTGATAGCGGAACGAAATCCTTCAAAAATTGGCCTGAATTTTTCTAAAGATCACAATATAGCCGATGGTCTGGATAAGACCGATTATGATGAGTTTATGGCCAACTTGCCCAAAAAATATCACTCCAAAATAGTTTCGGCCGAACAGTTGGCCGTTCGCTGGATCGAGACCCGAACAGAAAGGGAAATGGTCATCTATAATCAGTTGGTTGATATCACCCATGATATCATTGCGGAGGCATTTTCGGAAACAGTGATTACCCCGGGTATAACGACCACAACCGAAGTGGAGTGGTGGATGCGCCAAAAAGTAACCGATTTGGGCCTGGAAACCTGGTTTCATCCCACAGTTGACGTACAGCGTACCAGTGAGGATCTCGTTGGCCATTTATATTCGTTTTCCGGCAGACCGGATGACACGGTAATTTTGCCGGGAGATTTGCTCCACTGTGATTTTGGTATTACCTATCTAAGACTAAATACCGATTGTCAGGAATTGGCCTATGTACTAAAACCGGAAGAGAAATATGCTCCGGATTTTCTTGTGAACGGTTTAAAGGACGGTAATACGGTTCAGGACTTTTTGACTAAAAATATGATTAAGGGGCGCACTGGAAATCAAATATTGGCAAAATCGCTATCCGCAGCTAAAGCTGCGGGAATAAGACCTGCCATTTATACCCATCCGCTGGGTTCATATGGGCATTCGGCAGGTACGACCATAGGTATGTGGGATTCTCAAGGCGGCGTGATGAAAGATGATGGAGAAAATTACCCTTTGAATCCAAATACGGTTTACGCGATAGAGCTGAATACGACCATTACCGTTCCCGAATGGAAACGGGACATACGCATTATGTTGGAAGAAGCCGGATTCTTTGGGGAAGAAGGGTTTAGGTACGTAAATGGTAGGCAAACAGAATTGCTTTTAATACCTAGGGTCAAAACGCATTTGGGAAATTAA
- a CDS encoding Plug domain-containing protein, whose product MKNKSAFFIMLLWVTIINAQTQKVEVVKDLILNENQEEANVDTSFTLACKAGAIAIQDKALDSYLPFRIYTITNDDWALPQDMYNAIIAKVPGTTVYPNTNTGTNAIPNIRMRGDTNTVVIVDGVRYDASILNSLNVADIESVKISNNPVAENYFRYR is encoded by the coding sequence ATGAAAAATAAATCCGCCTTTTTTATCATGTTATTATGGGTTACGATTATCAATGCCCAAACTCAAAAAGTTGAAGTCGTAAAAGATTTGATCCTGAACGAAAATCAGGAAGAAGCTAACGTTGACACATCTTTTACCTTAGCATGTAAAGCCGGTGCTATTGCCATTCAAGACAAGGCTTTGGATTCTTATCTACCGTTTAGAATCTATACGATCACCAATGATGATTGGGCCTTGCCCCAAGATATGTATAATGCTATCATAGCAAAGGTGCCTGGGACAACTGTTTATCCCAATACAAATACTGGTACGAATGCCATTCCCAATATCCGTATGCGTGGCGATACGAACACCGTGGTTATCGTAGATGGTGTCAGGTACGATGCTTCTATTTTGAACAGTTTGAATGTGGCGGACATAGAAAGTGTGAAAATATCGAATAATCCCGTTGCGGAGAACTACTTTCGATATCGATAA